The proteins below come from a single Hyphomicrobium denitrificans ATCC 51888 genomic window:
- a CDS encoding transglycosylase domain-containing protein has protein sequence MNDWFFRQGGRDRFINWLALDSKLNSTLGEAWSRIKDYWNAGSSYFARFQLVGWRRLLNEFASEGLTMMFGGLVVLYGLALPAFQEFDESKFLTGKFAVTFLDVNGNEIGKRGILHNDAVPLDQIPDVLIKATLSTEDRRFFEHYGIDVLGTMRALLTNVQANEVVQGGSTLTQQLAKNLFLSSERSLQRKIKELFLAFLLESRYTKRQILKLYFDRAYMGGGTFGVEAASQYYFGKSVRDITMAEAAMLAGLFKAPSKYSPLVDLAASRARTNQVLDNLVEAGYYTAGQVHAARMSPARVAENRTSTSPDWFLDWAYEEVQRLAEGKDQYVLTARTTVDLTLQRQAEEALNATLKRNGRSDHFNSGAIVVMETDGKVRAIVGGPDYGESQFNRATRAKRQPGSSFKVYVYAAALENGYKPDTMVRDASRSCGNWSPSNYGGGGGSGGRLPLWQALAKSLNTVATELSFAVGREKVIEMTKRLGIEGVKKTCSMALGDGGITVLEHTGGFATFANGGKRAKPYGILDITTSKGDLLYSRERDEPPAEQVVSRQVAEGMNTMLYRVVNEGTGGMANLDFTNVAGKTGTSTGPKDAWFMGFTGKYVAGVWIGNDDNHAMRMGVTGGHQAAPVWHDLMTVAHADMNIPTIPGLQPHPRQIEEQQRLAAIKAAQVAAGLEPATKDETGKPETIMSEKTRAVLKSLTTALRKAEGGPGDPATPPPSNAPQDPKDPKTPERADRRATLFDSYSGEPGASGAQRAQ, from the coding sequence TTGAACGACTGGTTCTTCAGACAGGGCGGACGCGACCGTTTCATCAACTGGCTTGCCCTTGATTCGAAACTCAACTCGACGCTTGGCGAGGCTTGGTCTCGCATCAAGGATTACTGGAACGCCGGCTCGAGCTACTTCGCGCGCTTCCAGCTCGTCGGCTGGCGGCGCCTGCTGAACGAATTCGCCTCCGAAGGCCTGACGATGATGTTCGGAGGCCTCGTCGTGCTCTACGGACTCGCGCTCCCCGCCTTCCAGGAATTCGACGAAAGCAAGTTCCTCACCGGCAAGTTCGCCGTCACGTTCCTCGACGTCAACGGCAACGAGATCGGCAAGCGCGGCATCCTGCACAACGACGCGGTGCCGCTCGATCAGATTCCAGACGTCCTCATCAAGGCGACGCTGTCGACGGAAGACCGCCGCTTCTTCGAGCACTACGGCATCGACGTGCTCGGCACGATGCGCGCCCTGCTGACGAACGTGCAGGCGAACGAGGTCGTGCAGGGCGGCTCGACGCTGACGCAGCAGCTCGCCAAGAACCTGTTCCTGTCTTCCGAACGCTCGCTGCAGCGAAAAATCAAAGAGCTGTTTCTCGCCTTCCTGCTTGAGAGCCGCTACACGAAGCGGCAGATCCTGAAACTCTATTTCGATCGCGCCTACATGGGCGGCGGCACGTTCGGCGTCGAAGCCGCGTCGCAGTATTATTTCGGCAAGTCGGTGCGCGACATCACGATGGCGGAAGCGGCCATGCTCGCCGGACTGTTCAAGGCTCCGTCGAAATATTCGCCGCTCGTCGATCTCGCGGCTTCGCGCGCCCGCACCAATCAGGTGCTCGATAACCTCGTCGAAGCCGGATACTACACGGCAGGGCAGGTTCATGCCGCGCGCATGAGTCCGGCGCGCGTCGCCGAGAACCGCACGTCGACGAGCCCCGACTGGTTCCTCGATTGGGCGTACGAAGAAGTTCAGCGGCTCGCCGAAGGCAAGGACCAGTACGTTCTGACGGCGCGCACAACCGTTGATCTCACGCTGCAGCGTCAGGCAGAAGAAGCGCTCAACGCCACGCTGAAACGCAACGGCCGCTCCGATCATTTCAATTCCGGCGCCATCGTCGTGATGGAAACTGACGGGAAGGTGCGCGCCATCGTCGGCGGCCCCGACTACGGCGAAAGCCAGTTCAACCGGGCGACGCGCGCCAAGCGTCAGCCCGGCTCGTCGTTCAAGGTCTACGTCTACGCGGCAGCATTGGAGAACGGCTACAAGCCCGACACGATGGTGCGCGACGCCTCGCGCTCATGCGGAAACTGGTCGCCGTCGAACTACGGCGGCGGCGGCGGCTCGGGCGGCAGGCTTCCGCTCTGGCAGGCGCTGGCGAAATCGCTGAACACGGTCGCGACGGAACTCTCCTTCGCGGTCGGGCGCGAGAAAGTCATCGAGATGACCAAGCGTCTCGGCATCGAAGGCGTCAAGAAGACGTGCTCGATGGCGCTCGGAGACGGCGGCATTACGGTGCTCGAACACACCGGCGGTTTCGCGACCTTCGCCAACGGCGGCAAGCGCGCCAAGCCCTACGGCATCCTCGACATCACGACGTCGAAGGGCGACCTCCTCTATTCGCGCGAACGCGATGAGCCCCCGGCCGAGCAGGTTGTCTCGCGGCAGGTGGCCGAAGGCATGAATACGATGCTCTATCGCGTCGTCAACGAAGGCACCGGCGGCATGGCCAATCTCGATTTCACCAACGTCGCGGGCAAAACAGGCACCTCGACCGGCCCGAAGGACGCGTGGTTCATGGGCTTCACCGGCAAGTACGTGGCGGGCGTGTGGATCGGCAACGACGACAATCACGCGATGCGCATGGGCGTCACCGGCGGCCATCAGGCGGCGCCCGTCTGGCATGATTTGATGACAGTCGCACACGCTGACATGAACATTCCGACGATCCCGGGTCTGCAACCGCATCCGCGTCAGATCGAGGAGCAGCAACGATTGGCGGCGATCAAGGCCGCGCAGGTCGCGGCCGGACTTGAACCGGCGACGAAGGACGAAACCGGCAAGCCCGAGACCATCATGTCGGAAAAAACCCGCGCCGTGCTGAAGTCGCTGACGACGGCGCTACGCAAGGCCGAAGGCGGTCCTGGCGATCCAGCGACGCCGCCGCCATCCAATGCGCCGCAAGATCCGAAGGATCCCAAGACTCCCGAACGCGCCGACCGGCGCGCGACGCTGTTCGATTCATATTCCGGCGAGCCGGGCGCATCCGGCGCCCAGCGCGCGCAGTAG
- a CDS encoding YcgN family cysteine cluster protein, whose protein sequence is MKERLTLDGDSQPFWKTKTLEQLSPEEWESLCDGCGRCCLIKLEDEDTSEVYTTKLACSMLNVRTCQCKDYANRFSKMPDCLQIDVKRARELKWLPPTCGYRIVDEGRDLPWWHPLISGSPETVHQAGIAVSSFAMSEKRVKEENYWRYIIPDLSTEEQQAAPEQPRQRKERVASSGRSR, encoded by the coding sequence GTGAAAGAGAGACTGACGTTGGACGGCGACAGCCAACCCTTCTGGAAGACCAAAACTCTTGAACAGCTGTCGCCCGAAGAGTGGGAATCGCTCTGCGACGGCTGTGGCCGCTGCTGCCTGATCAAGCTCGAGGACGAAGACACGAGCGAGGTCTACACCACGAAGCTCGCCTGCAGTATGCTGAACGTGCGGACCTGCCAGTGCAAGGATTATGCGAATCGCTTCAGCAAGATGCCGGATTGCCTGCAGATCGACGTCAAACGGGCGCGCGAGCTGAAATGGCTGCCGCCGACGTGCGGCTATCGCATCGTCGACGAAGGGCGCGATCTGCCGTGGTGGCATCCGCTGATTTCCGGGTCGCCCGAGACGGTGCATCAGGCGGGCATCGCGGTCAGCTCGTTCGCGATGAGCGAGAAGCGCGTCAAGGAAGAGAACTACTGGCGCTACATCATCCCGGATTTAAGCACTGAGGAGCAGCAGGCTGCGCCTGAGCAGCCTCGCCAACGCAAGGAACGCGTGGCTTCTTCGGGTCGATCACGTTGA